The following nucleotide sequence is from Microbacterium arborescens.
AGACTTCTTCGGGATGCCTCCGGCACCGACCTACGCCGACTGACCCGGCCCGGCGCCCGCGCCCGCCCGTCGACTCGCCAGGTTCTGCGGATGCCGCGCCCCCGCATCCGCACTCTCTGGCGAGTCGACGGAGAGGGGGGAGCAGGCGGGGTCAGGCGCGGCGGCGGGCCAGGGTCGCGACGCCCGCGGCGCGCAGGCGGTCGCCGATCAGGATGCCGAGCCACGTCGCTCCGACGCAGCTGGCGATGCACAGTGCGACGAACCCGATGAGCACGGGCGCGGTCATGCTCCACAGATCGAACGACTGCGCTGCGAACACGGGATACGTCGCGCCGATGATCGCGGCGCCCGCGTAGTGCAGCCAGGTGTTCCAGCGCCGGTAGAGCGTCGCGAGGAACGGCAGCTCGGGGAAGAACGACCAGTAGAGCATCGTCGCGACCGATCCGATCGTGAAGAACGGTGCAAGCACGAGTCCCGAGATCAGCCCCACGAGCAGCCCCGCTCCCGGGCGTTGCAGCAGCCTGAGGGCGATGACAGCGGGCAGAACCCACAGCCCGGCAATCGCCACCGTCGCGAACGGCACCGTGAGGAACAGGGTCGTCGACGCGACCCACGCAGGTGCGAGCAAGGCGCTCGCCGCGACGCCGATCGCTGCGCACGTCAACAGGTATGCCGTCGAGACACGCGCGGCGCGCGATCGGGGTGCCGCGGTCATGCTCGCGTCTCCCGCTCCGTCGTGGCTCGGCGTTCATCATCCGGCGCGTGCTCGGATGCCGCCTGGGGCTTCGGGGTCGGCGAGCTCGCGCCCTCGCGCCAGTACCCGACGAAGCTGATCTGTTCCTTCGGGATGCCGTGGTCGGCGACGAGCATCCGCCGGGCGGTGGTCGGCAGCGACTGCTCGCCGACGATGAACGCATGGAGGGGCTGCGCGGACGACGCGCCCGGCGCCAACGCGCTCAGCGCCGCGAGGGCGGCTGACCCCGGCTTCGCGTCGGGCGCCCGGACGAGCCAGCGGACCTCGACCCCTGGAGGCGCCTCGATCTCGAGCATGTCGTCGCTCGACGGGGCTTCGATGAATGCGGTTCCGGATGCCGTTTCCGGAAGCGACGCGCAGATGGAGGCGACGGCCGGCGCCCCCGTCTCGTCGGCGACGAGGAGCACATGATCGACGCCTCGCTCGGGGTTGAAGCGCAGCCCCTCGTCGATGATGACGACGCTCTCTC
It contains:
- a CDS encoding siderophore-interacting protein; protein product: MTRNLVKPLTPGLVRLEVLRAERLAPHWMRVTLGRGDIDRFVPLGYDQWFRLFLPLGGDEALDRIPAKANKLFGYLKYLRIPEGERPVMRNYSVRAYRPAGPSGGAEIDVDFVLHGSGPTAGPASRWASQAHAGESVVIIDEGLRFNPERGVDHVLLVADETGAPAVASICASLPETASGTAFIEAPSSDDMLEIEAPPGVEVRWLVRAPDAKPGSAALAALSALAPGASSAQPLHAFIVGEQSLPTTARRMLVADHGIPKEQISFVGYWREGASSPTPKPQAASEHAPDDERRATTERETRA
- a CDS encoding ECF transporter S component, which gives rise to MTAAPRSRAARVSTAYLLTCAAIGVAASALLAPAWVASTTLFLTVPFATVAIAGLWVLPAVIALRLLQRPGAGLLVGLISGLVLAPFFTIGSVATMLYWSFFPELPFLATLYRRWNTWLHYAGAAIIGATYPVFAAQSFDLWSMTAPVLIGFVALCIASCVGATWLGILIGDRLRAAGVATLARRRA